The Panicum hallii strain FIL2 chromosome 5, PHallii_v3.1, whole genome shotgun sequence genome contains the following window.
acaccataacagaaatataattcggggcatgagcacctcatagcttcgatgcagccaagcaagtacacgaagaaggacttcaggacgaagcttcagaagaagtcgaagattccttcgaaagtactcgataagcctgcagtactcagctacgaagagcttgggggcttgtcagaaccggggccacgggactgtgtacatagcgtagtttaagagattaagtccgtcttatctcttattcatcttgtttatctcttatttaatccgtttaaataggagatagagctaatcgATACAGAGGGGagctactcgagatatgttctggtacgattccttagctggtgttggttagtatctttgtaaccctggcctctcggatatataagggaggacagggacccctctcaaaacacgatctctaggtcattctacacaaaaggcaatacaaaccaccatacaggacgtagggtgttacgcatcttgcggcccgaacctgtctaagctttgtgttccttgcaccttcaagttcctgatcttggtgtctcctcacccaaaacttaccaccttgggtatatccctcggtgggcagccggttaaacaccgacaactcgtaatttggtttttctcacgcaccgacgtgcgggagtacgttccgcgcagcggacaggagtacggtcatgtagtcgcgctacagacgtatgtcctacacaattggtgtgcgtacggtcctacagtcgcttatggtggccctgttccacgagtcagaatgaaaggcaaacggttgcttcggaattatcattggatattccaagcgtgtgagttaggtttgccttccaaggtttggaaattcgattcagaatcgtccgtttctcacggagattgagactgcttattccttctaccatatagagtaagaagtataactattgatggaataatcttgatgaatgttaatctctatcttgcttgtctagtgtaggtgcttacctagaatggctaatcaagtagaatctgaaagctaaaatttgaaagtagatcatactctttgttgctttttagctgaaattaaacccagaaccttttcaatgccttcatgagtctagttacctggctaaatATACCAcaaagcgggtaagtcttgctgagtattaatatactcagtcttgctagtctatttttcaggaatgaccttcgagaaccccacggatagccctgcatggccaacttttgttccgtttggttggtccatggagtgggatccgtccccggctggcattgaccctcctgagtgacaccaagctttgggctgagtacggtgtcaaccttcgcaacGTACGTATTCGCGTGTTTATATTCCTTCCGttgtgaacttggacaagctatgtagcttgtcgtgttaaacactgtttgtataagtttacattaagtttgaaaaaggtttgtaataatgtttgcatttctgtaaattaaaagttaatgagctgtgctgtgattataaactcgccttcgtgcgaggtaaacttgcttcgatcctgttgaaccttggttgtatcgggcggagatccgacagaccaatgagttgttccgtttgaagtgtgttgagttaatatcggctgtatagcgatgattagcgcactcgagctggaataattcaggcggttctgccacagctggtatcagagctgtaggtttattcttacaactgcagtagctcttaaaaagtgttttcaggataaaattggccaaaCAACTGAGTTTACAAAGTGTGTTGgacccgttaaggttggtgcttagaacgtaaagccttAGGGACTTATGCGGGattatcaggtggctgctaatgtgtgtatatatatagtcctgttctaacttgcagcactattttcagtcaaaacttaaaattcatgtacaacccaactttacttcatgtaacgacaccttcgatggtaaggtaagaaggtaaggatcctcagctaactagggagttagccttcccgtcggtgatgcgaaccaaacgctgtttctcaagcagtggtctacttgagatgctgctaatatatcaacttaggttggttatattgggagtatatggttcggcgcaggggatggcgatcgctattcatacccccgcattttgcactacccccgtgaatacgttgtttaacgacgtatgttaacgttgtctgtacggcggtaatggtacagatgctgtttctatagtaaacggtattgtttgggaacgcttttgtgtcgtgctgccatgaaaggttcatgttatatatatgtggtcttttgcaggtacactaaccacgattaagaggttaggatggataggacttatcgactagttattggagagagacgtatgtgttatgccaccgaaattaaccacgtaagtccgaagatattcagcagttgtttttggttgtgaggtcgaatagtacgtgcatgcataattcatcattaAATAAATGAATGTTTAAATGTATTGTACTTTAAAAACCGGTAAAGTATTATCAATCCCTAGTATGGTTCCAATAGGATTCTGGTGAtagctttagttgagtaccttaagtatctaTCCGAttttcagtctttgctgttatcagaatcagttgtttcgttccatttaccttgtgagttctcagcagggtaaacatatctcaccatttgcattcttgttgcagatggcagccccttcaaacgtcttttgggatctagtagggcatctccatacaaatgccttgcattgggagggttttcctcgtcttctctggGAATCCCTAAGTTCGTTCTGCTATACAGAGCCCCCACAATATGACGCAGTGGAATATCAGAAAGAAGGTGTTCGtcgatgtcgagtcagaatgactattcctcaacattcctttcgctcccaatggcagcccatcgaagtcGACGTGGTGGGTTATCGTATAGTCAACACTATTGAGGcagcagctctggaagccatctaccttttctgcaaccagcatccaagggaagttgtaggacagcctatcggtttattccctacaacagatcccaatgatcctgagtggaatctcagggtagtccctgaaagtcGCAGGTTGGAAGGCTCAGCGGAAGAAACGCTCCAAGGTACTACCCGATTCATGAACgttcagcatcactatcaacttctgctacgtcgcggtatgggtcagttgaccagtatcgcgcaaggtcacttCAGGAATGCTGAGTGACAAGCCACCCAAATAGGgcagcttcaagctttggtgacaGAAAAGGAGGGAATCATTGCCGCACGAGAGGGGACCATTCTTCAccgagaagaccagatcaatgagagtgatgcgttgattacccaacgcaacacgatcattgagtttctccaggaacaaatccacgacctcatccttgaggttgatgatgcccatgctcaaatcaatgaactccaacagcagccaccacctcctgttgtaccagcacccgaagccgaagaagaagatccagaggaaattgagggagtttcagacctcgattctgagcatggggatcctattcttagtccccatcattcctcttcgggtagcCAGTCATCCGTgcgcaactttgatgacttttaggaTGTGTTTGGTTGGAGGGATCGGGTGGGACGGAACCGTTCCATCCCATTTTCTGGGTTGTTTGGTTGGTGGACAAGGTGGAACCGATCGGTTCCGGTATGGAATATTCCATCCATATGCGGAACTGTCCGGTTCCGAAAAATCGGCGGTACGCGTCCGTTCCGGAATGGGCGtgtccctcttcttcctcctcctcgtggcttcctcctcctctgtggCGCGGGGGGAGTGGGGCGGCGTGCCGCGGGGGAGCagggcgccgccggccgcggggGGAAGCGGGGCGGCGCACGGgccgcggggggagcagggcgcCGGCCGTGGGGGGAGCGGGCGCCGgccgcggggggagcagggcgccgccggccgcggggTGCAGCGGGCGCGGCCGCGGGGGGAGCCGCCGCGGGGGGAGCGGGGCGCCGCCgaccgcgggggggggggggggagcagggcgccGGCCGCGGAGGGGTTGGGGGGCGGAGCagggcgccgccggccgcggggggagcagggcgcCGGCTgaatttgtggcagaaccaacctgaattataccggctcaagtacgcgagtcaaTAACGAGGgcttcaacgtgcttcaaatggtataaccccttggcctgttgggtaacgtcccgataaaccaccgatacacaggatcaaataaggttacctcacacgaaagtgagtccagagatacagtcaccctcatattttacatcacaggaaggttattttacaaaagtttccacaagtagtacaacgttccacacttagcagagttattacaaagtttgcagaaacggcaaaggttcaaactaggagtcattattacaaaccagttgtaaagttcaagttctagcagcggaatttaaagtacgataactatactcgTCGCCaataaggacgtcatgctaagccatggcataacatcacttgttatgatcagggttgaccggggacgggtcccactccacggaccaaccatcaggcaaagcataaggccaaggcatggggtaagtagggtcttcagagatattacctaaaataacacatatagcaaggctgagtactctaatactcagcaagacttacccggtattgggtatacttagcccataactagaccatgcaggctttgcaaaaggttcaaggtttagcttttgctgaaaagcaacaaagagtaggtccttattttatattttagctttcaagttctagttcttttaactattctaggtaagcacctatagctactcaagcaaggtagaggctttaaagcatacatcagcaATACTTATgaacaacattgctcttgttactctatgtggcaaaagagttaagcagtctcaatcttcgtgagaagcggacaattctgaatcgaatttcaacccttgtaaggtaaacctaactcacacgcttggaacaccaataggtcgttccgaagcaaccatttgcctttctttccgggtcgtggaacaaagccaccacaagcgactgtaggaccatacgcacatccaatgtgcaggacatacgtctgtagcgcgactacatgaccgtattcccgtctgctctgcagaacgtactcccacagtcggtgcgtgtaaacataaaataaaagtcgagtggtgggggacgagtccacttgccgggccgattggttactaggcttaacgcttaccatatttcgcggcatgtggctagtactttcaaacgcttaactgccactaccacacactgcgaccttaaccaaattcatcaacacagacggggtaccatttctttccaagatactatACACagccccgtccgtcatccttatagtgattgcagaattgtaatcaatcaattcctatatcgcgcgagtgacaggaaatcactcgacttctaccggtcctattagcatagcactagtcggactcagtttctaatattcagtacattggttcctagggagatgcatctacggtttccagacaattcctaagaacttaatgcacaattatgtatataaaggtaaattgcagtgtaaataagatagtgggtttatgtccggggcttgccttcactggcggggctggggtcagatatattaataaatccttccgaactcgggttcggagcttcagttaatttcTCAGTGATGTTCCCAgtgtcttcagagacttccacttcaggttctgggaggatctgatagtcaccgtcggcgagaaacgtcgagtctatatgtgatCAAAATGATGCATTTTAGGAAAAGCATAAATTgatattctacttcacgataaagttgcaatccaatacatttAACATT
Protein-coding sequences here:
- the LOC112892612 gene encoding spidroin-1-like, coding for MGVSLFFLLLVASSSSVARGEWGGVPRGSRAPPAAGGSGAAHGPRGEQGAGRGGSGRRPRGEQGAAGRGVQRARPRGEPPRGERGAADRGGGGGSRAPAAEGLGGGAGRRRPRGEQGAG